TTGTTAATTCTTCAGAAGGTGCCACAACCTCATCTTCGAATGCCTCTCCATCATCCTTTATGATGTCTTGTGTTGCAGCCGGTAAGAAACAACAACAAGTGCTACTTGCCACGGCTTTAGTCAAGGCTATATGTAGGAATGGTAATGAGTACAGCATTCGGGCGCTCCTAGACCAGGGGTCGCAGGCTTCATTTGTAACCGAATCTACGGTACAATATTTGGGTTTAAAGAAAACTGTTTTCACCAGTCAGATAGCAGGGCTGGGAGGAAATAAGGCAATAGTCTCTAAGACTATGGTCACCATGGAAATAAAGTCTCGGTACAAatcagattttaaaattttaataaacgcaCACGTGGTAAAGAATATAACCTCTCTCTTGCCAACTAGAAGAGTGGAAGCCAAAGAATGGCAGGAACTTAAAAGCTTAATGCTAGCTGATCCGGAGTACTTCAATTCAAATCATATTGATCTTCTCTTGGGTGCGGACGTATATGGAGTAATTCTGCAGGAAGGTATGAAGAAAAATCCTGAAGGAACGCTGATAGCACAAGCAACCAGTCTCGGCTGGATTCTGTCCGGTACTGTAAGCTGCAACATCAAGCCCTCATCTCGTATAAGTGTAATGCATTGCTGCGAAAGTGAGGATTTATTGAAGAAATTTTGGGAACTTGAATCAGACGTTCCGAAACAAAAATCCAGCATGCTTACAGAGGAAGAAAGGCTTTGCGAACAACTTTTCACTCAGACTACCAAAAGAGATCCCAGTGGGCGGTATATAGTTCGGCTTCCTTTCAAAAATGGATATCCCGAAGTCACAGGATCAAGAGACATAGCCGAAAAACGTCTTAAATCGTTAGAAGTCAAGTTCAGCAAAGACCCGATtctgaaaacaaaatatcaggAGGTAATAAGTGAATATCTTAAACTGGATCACATGGAAGAAGTACCAACAGAAGATATAAACAATCCGAGGGCTATATACTTACCACATCACGCCGTTATCAGAAATGATAAAGAAACTACGAAGGTCAGAATTATTTACGATGCATCCTGCAAAGGCAAAAACAACCTATCACTCAATGATCAGTTGTTGGTTGGACCTACCTTGCAGCCAGAGTTGCGGCATATAATCATGCAGTGGAGGTGTTCACCAATTTGTATGTCAGCTGACATCGTAAAGATGTATCGGCAAGTTAAAGTGGAAAGGCAAGATGCAGATTGTCAGAGAATACTGtggagaaataataaaaacgagcctataaaatattataggcaTACTCGAGTTACTTTTGGCACATCTTCTGCTCCATATCTAGCAGTAAAGGCTCTTCAACAAGTTGCTCATGATTATAGTACTGATTATCCGTTGGCAGTCGAAAGAGTTTTCAACGATTTTTATGTAGATGATCTTATGACGGGAGTTCAAACCTGCGAAGAAGGTAAACAAGTATTTGTGGAAATGAACGAACTATTGGGAAAAGCAGGGTTTTCATTACAAAAGTGGAATAGCAATGATGATAGCCTAGTAATGGAGATGAATCAAAAGGAAAATAGGGAAAATGATATaaaggaagaaataaaaataaaagaaaatgaaataacaaaaattttggGACTTACTTGGAACCGCAGTGATGACACCTTCCGCTACGCAGTAAGCCTTCCTCATTTGCAGCAACCTCTaacgaaaagaaaaattatatctgaTATTTCACGACTCTACGATCCACTTGGGTGGATAGGGCCAAGCCTTATCATAGCAAAGGTAATGATACAAAAGCTGTGGTTGGCAGGATTGGATTGGGATGAGGAAATTCcagaaaatttattacaagaatGGTTAACTTACCGTGAAGAACAGATTGTATTAGGTAATATTCGCTTACCAAGGTGGGTTGGGACAAAGTCAAATGATAATCTAGTTGAATTACACGGATTTTGCGACGCATCCAAAACAGCATATGCAGCAGCGGTGTACGTCCGTGTGATTGATTCTAAAGGAAAGGTCAACACGTCTTTGGTTACTGCTAAAACAAAGGTGGCGCCAGTAAAGCAGGTCTCAATACTTCGTTTAGAATTGTGTGGAGCTGTTTTGCTTACAAGGTTGATAATCGAAGTTGCAAGAGTcatgaaaattgaaaaacacAATCTTCATGCGTGGACCGACTCCacaattgtttttgtaaatcgaGTGTCGGAAATATTAAGTAGCTTAGATCCGCAGACGTGGTGTCATGTGACTTCCAAGGAAAATCCAGCTGATTATGCATCTCGAGAAATTAAACCACCTGATCTGGTGAATAATGAGTTATGGTTTCGTGTGCCGAAATTCATTTCTTGTGAACCCATTAATTATAAGCCAAAAGATTTTTAAACTGAATTAGAAACTGTAAAAGTGTAAAGTGTGATTAGAAATATCTATAAGCACTCTGAGAAGATGGCAACACACTCAAATAATGTTGCACACCTTTTGGCGAAAGTGGACAAAAGAGTATTTTAATCGGTTTTTACAACGCTATAAATGGGCTGTTAATAACAATCCTCAAACTAATATCGGGAACATCGTTTTAGTAAAGGAGGATAATTTACCTCCATGTCGCGGGCTCTATGGTAGAGTCATAGCTACTCATTCTGGTGCAGACAATA
This genomic stretch from Vanessa atalanta chromosome 5, ilVanAtal1.2, whole genome shotgun sequence harbors:
- the LOC125064287 gene encoding uncharacterized protein LOC125064287, whose amino-acid sequence is MFHKETVESRRKFVYDNNVCFNCLGSNHSAKECRTPVRCSICKRTHHSLLHPKDANSSEENKTECVVNSSEGATTSSSNASPSSFMMSCVAAGKKQQQVLLATALVKAICRNGNEYSIRALLDQGSQASFVTESTVQYLGLKKTVFTSQIAGLGGNKAIVSKTMVTMEIKSRYKSDFKILINAHVVKNITSLLPTRRVEAKEWQELKSLMLADPEYFNSNHIDLLLGADVYGVILQEGMKKNPEGTLIAQATSLGWILSGTVSCNIKPSSRISVMHCCESEDLLKKFWELESDVPKQKSSMLTEEERLCEQLFTQTTKRDPSGRYIVRLPFKNGYPEVTGSRDIAEKRLKSLEVKFSKDPILKTKYQEVISEYLKLDHMEEVPTEDINNPRAIYLPHHAVIRNDKETTKVRIIYDASCKGKNNLSLNDQLLVGPTLQPELRHIIMQWRCSPICMSADIVKMYRQVKVERQDADCQRILWRNNKNEPIKYYRHTRVTFGTSSAPYLAVKALQQVAHDYSTDYPLAVERVFNDFYVDDLMTGVQTCEEGKQVFVEMNELLGKAGFSLQKWNSNDDSLVMEMNQKENRENDIKEEIKIKENEITKILGLTWNRSDDTFRYAVSLPHLQQPLTKRKIISDISRLYDPLGWIGPSLIIAKVMIQKLWLAGLDWDEEIPENLLQEWLTYREEQIVLGNIRLPRWVGTKSNDNLVELHGFCDASKTAYAAAVYVRVIDSKGKVNTSLVTAKTKVAPVKQVSILRLELCGAVLLTRLIIEVARVMKIEKHNLHAWTDSTIVFVNRVSEILSSLDPQTWCHVTSKENPADYASREIKPPDLVNNELWFRVPKFISCEPINYKPKDF